One genomic window of Luteitalea pratensis includes the following:
- a CDS encoding ABC transporter permease/substrate-binding protein, with protein sequence MRVIRFWLEHRTEVLALLGQHVLLAGLSTLVAAAFAVPLGIAAAHRPRLGAPLVALANAVQTVPSLAMFGFLLPLPVFGGIGSRTAIVALTLYALLPILRTTITGITGIDRSVREAGIALGMTPRQLLWQVELPLAIPSIVSGLRIAAVVAVGSATIAAAVGAGGLGEYIYRGLAMVDTTVILAGAIPAATLALLVDLALWWAERRSTRRHARHTLRGPLAVAATFGLLALTAWGVLAWRATDVVVVGSKNFAEQLVLGEIVAQTIERDAGLRVDRRLNLGGTLICDRALAAGDIDVYVEYTGTALTAVFGQPLGTSRADVTRTVRDLYARTGRALLPPLGFDNTFAMLVRGADARARGLRSIDDAAREAPRWRAAFGFEFLDRPDGYTGLARAYGIRLAEPPSSMDLSLTYRALASGKVDLIAGDATSGLIRALDLVALDDTRAYFPPYDAVPVARSETLLRHPEMRRAIEGLAGRITAAHMREMNYRVEALRQPPADVARAFLAGEIVIH encoded by the coding sequence ATGCGCGTGATCCGGTTCTGGCTGGAGCATCGCACGGAGGTCCTCGCGCTGCTCGGGCAACACGTGCTGCTCGCCGGGCTCTCGACGCTCGTCGCTGCCGCCTTCGCGGTGCCGCTCGGCATCGCCGCCGCCCATCGCCCACGCCTGGGAGCGCCACTGGTCGCGCTCGCGAATGCCGTGCAGACGGTGCCGAGCCTGGCGATGTTCGGCTTCCTGTTGCCGCTGCCCGTGTTCGGGGGCATCGGCTCCCGCACCGCCATCGTCGCGTTGACGCTGTATGCGCTCCTGCCGATCCTGCGCACCACGATTACCGGCATCACCGGCATCGATCGTTCAGTGCGCGAGGCCGGCATCGCGTTGGGCATGACCCCGCGCCAACTGCTCTGGCAGGTCGAACTGCCGCTCGCGATCCCGAGCATCGTTTCCGGGCTCCGCATTGCCGCGGTCGTCGCCGTCGGATCTGCCACGATCGCCGCCGCCGTGGGCGCGGGCGGGCTCGGCGAGTACATCTACCGCGGCCTGGCGATGGTGGACACCACGGTGATCCTGGCCGGTGCCATCCCCGCCGCGACGCTCGCGCTGTTGGTCGACCTGGCGCTGTGGTGGGCGGAGCGCCGGTCGACCCGCCGCCATGCTCGACACACACTGCGCGGCCCGCTGGCGGTCGCGGCCACGTTCGGCCTGCTTGCGCTGACGGCCTGGGGTGTCCTGGCGTGGCGCGCCACCGACGTCGTCGTCGTGGGCTCCAAGAACTTTGCCGAGCAACTGGTGCTTGGCGAGATCGTGGCGCAGACCATCGAGCGCGATGCGGGCCTGCGAGTGGATCGCCGCCTCAACCTCGGCGGCACGCTGATTTGCGACCGCGCCCTGGCCGCGGGCGACATCGACGTGTACGTGGAGTACACCGGCACGGCGCTGACCGCGGTGTTCGGCCAGCCACTCGGCACGTCGCGTGCCGACGTCACCAGGACGGTGCGCGATCTGTACGCGCGCACCGGTCGTGCATTGCTCCCGCCGCTCGGCTTCGACAACACCTTCGCCATGCTCGTGCGCGGCGCCGACGCGCGTGCACGCGGGCTCCGATCGATCGACGATGCGGCGCGCGAGGCACCGCGATGGCGGGCCGCGTTCGGGTTCGAGTTCCTGGATCGCCCCGACGGCTACACCGGACTCGCCAGGGCGTACGGGATTCGCCTCGCCGAGCCGCCGTCGTCGATGGACCTGTCGCTCACGTACCGAGCGCTGGCGTCGGGCAAGGTGGACCTGATTGCCGGCGACGCCACGTCCGGGTTGATCCGCGCGCTCGACCTCGTGGCGCTTGATGACACGCGTGCCTACTTCCCGCCCTACGATGCCGTGCCTGTCGCCCGATCGGAGACGCTGTTGCGACACCCTGAAATGCGACGCGCGATTGAAGGCCTCGCCGGCCGCATCACCGCCGCACACATGCGTGAGATGAACTACCGGGTCGAAGCGCTACGCCAACCGCCGGCCGACGTCGCCCGTGCCTTCCTGGCGGGGGAGATCGTGATCCATTGA
- a CDS encoding heavy metal translocating P-type ATPase yields MPGARPAVSGPFRTDVQLALSLACGALLLVAWIGESWFGLTHLAAVVLYVLSGACGAWDLVRASVADIRAGRWRADIDLLMLLAAVGAAALGEWVEGTFLLFLFSLANAAEHYAMGRATGAIRALGDLTPPTARLVYPDGRDEVVPIAQVMRGALVLVRPAERIPVDGVVRSGRSAVDQAPITGESVPVDKAPGDQVFAGTVNGGGALQVETTGAAGERTLDRIIKLVADAQASKAHTEQLTASFERIFVPMVLVGAAVLIAVPPLLGVWPWATSIYRGMALLVAASPCALALGTPAAILSGIAQAARHGVLVKGGSQLEALGTVRALAVDKTGTLTIGRPDVTDVVPLDGTAADMLAVAAAVERQSQHPLAEAIVRRADAEAVPALDAGPLESVTARGVRSIVGGETVEIGSIRMWDDLAGGVPTIVQDAVAALQAQARSTMVVRHGRRWLGVFGVADTPRAAAPSALATLRRLGVKPIVMLTGDNERVGVAIGRQVGVDEVRAGLLPEDKARAIEQLRQQYGSIAMIGDGVNDAPALALASVGIAMGAAGTAAALEAADVALMGDDIAQVPFAIGLARQARRIIVQNLTIALAVIAVLIVATTTGTIGIGPAVVLHEGSTLVVIANALRLLGYRLVSGASLASAVPLGAART; encoded by the coding sequence ATGCCCGGCGCTCGCCCGGCTGTGTCGGGGCCGTTCCGCACCGACGTCCAGCTCGCCCTCAGCCTGGCGTGCGGCGCATTGTTGCTCGTCGCCTGGATCGGCGAGTCGTGGTTCGGCCTGACGCATCTGGCGGCCGTCGTCCTCTATGTACTGTCGGGGGCGTGCGGCGCGTGGGATCTCGTGCGCGCCAGCGTCGCCGACATCCGCGCCGGGCGGTGGCGCGCCGACATCGATCTCCTGATGCTGCTGGCCGCGGTCGGCGCCGCGGCCCTCGGCGAATGGGTCGAGGGCACGTTCCTGCTGTTCCTCTTCTCGCTGGCCAACGCCGCCGAGCATTACGCCATGGGGCGAGCGACGGGCGCGATCCGCGCCCTCGGCGATCTCACCCCGCCGACAGCGCGGCTCGTGTACCCGGACGGGCGGGACGAGGTCGTGCCAATTGCGCAGGTCATGCGGGGCGCGCTCGTGCTCGTGCGCCCGGCCGAGCGCATTCCGGTCGATGGCGTCGTGCGCAGTGGCCGATCTGCCGTCGACCAGGCACCCATCACGGGCGAGTCCGTGCCGGTGGACAAGGCGCCTGGCGATCAGGTGTTCGCAGGTACGGTGAACGGCGGCGGCGCCTTGCAGGTGGAGACGACCGGCGCGGCCGGCGAGCGAACGCTCGATCGCATCATCAAGTTGGTGGCCGATGCGCAGGCGAGCAAGGCCCACACCGAACAACTCACGGCGTCGTTCGAGCGAATCTTCGTGCCGATGGTGCTGGTGGGGGCGGCGGTGCTGATTGCGGTGCCGCCCCTGCTCGGTGTGTGGCCGTGGGCGACGAGCATCTATCGCGGCATGGCCCTGCTCGTTGCGGCGTCGCCCTGTGCACTCGCCCTCGGGACACCGGCCGCGATCCTGTCCGGCATCGCGCAGGCGGCGCGGCATGGCGTGCTCGTGAAGGGCGGCTCGCAACTCGAAGCACTCGGGACGGTCCGGGCGCTGGCCGTCGACAAGACCGGCACGCTGACGATTGGCCGGCCCGACGTGACCGACGTGGTGCCGCTCGACGGCACGGCGGCCGACATGCTCGCGGTGGCGGCTGCAGTCGAGCGGCAGTCACAGCATCCACTCGCCGAAGCGATCGTGCGGCGCGCCGATGCGGAGGCCGTCCCCGCACTCGACGCCGGGCCACTCGAGAGCGTGACCGCGCGTGGTGTGCGGTCCATCGTCGGCGGTGAGACCGTGGAGATCGGGAGCATTCGCATGTGGGACGATCTCGCGGGCGGCGTGCCGACGATCGTCCAGGATGCCGTTGCGGCTCTGCAGGCCCAGGCGCGCAGCACGATGGTGGTGCGACACGGCCGGCGCTGGCTAGGCGTGTTCGGCGTTGCCGACACGCCGCGGGCTGCGGCGCCGTCGGCGCTCGCCACCCTGAGGCGACTCGGCGTGAAGCCGATCGTGATGCTGACCGGCGACAACGAAAGGGTCGGCGTGGCGATCGGCCGGCAGGTCGGCGTTGACGAGGTCCGGGCCGGGTTGTTGCCCGAGGACAAGGCGCGAGCCATCGAGCAGCTGAGGCAGCAGTACGGCAGCATCGCGATGATTGGTGATGGCGTCAACGACGCACCGGCGCTGGCACTCGCAAGTGTCGGGATCGCGATGGGTGCCGCCGGCACGGCCGCTGCGCTCGAGGCGGCCGACGTCGCGCTGATGGGCGATGACATCGCGCAGGTGCCGTTTGCCATCGGGCTGGCGCGCCAGGCCCGCCGCATCATCGTGCAGAACCTCACGATCGCGCTCGCCGTGATCGCGGTGCTCATCGTCGCGACGACTACCGGCACGATCGGGATCGGTCCGGCCGTCGTGCTGCACGAAGGCAGCACGCTGGTGGTCATCGCCAACGCGTTACGGTTGCTCGGCTACCGGTTGGTCAGCGGCGCGAGTCTGGCGTCTGCGGTGCCGCTGGGCGCGGCTCGCACCTGA
- a CDS encoding bifunctional metallophosphatase/5'-nucleotidase → MRRWSPLLVVALALSCARPLPSSHPPATASTGPLTISIIATTDVHGHVESLPWLSGHVENVREARRADGGGVLLLDAGDMWQGTLESNLGEGAAVVRAYNALHYDAVTIGNHEFDFGPSGANTVPRTPNDNPTGNIEQRARQAAFPFLAANLLTKAGTPWTPPNVKPSTIVTVAGVRIGLLGVTSINTPTSTDPRNLVRLQVAPLKDVVEREATRLREAGATVVIVLAHAGGSCTTFGDPEDLSSCRTQGEIFQLAQALRPGLVDVITGGHAHFGIAHRVNGIAVVEGFEQGRVFSRVDLHVDAAGKPMDARIYPPRYLCDGLTMRDVGSWSPQACAPPPYEGQPVRFDAHMVGVLRRDIQAAQRKREQPLGVDAPHAYPQSTRDESAASHFVVDLLRASRPGTDLAIYNATGTRSSLAAGPITYGDVYALLPFDSVIATGTIPAARVADAILRGVTRGPIPIVSGIEADVTCEGATPRVALSRAGQPVAPDTMVSVVTSEFLSSGGAGYFPEMEGSFALRLDTPMREAVVSVVKREEEGIRSGQVGGQDPTHKRIRTPGGTYPVRCEPRPAAPQTPDSRR, encoded by the coding sequence ATGCGCCGCTGGTCACCCCTGCTCGTCGTGGCCCTTGCGCTGTCCTGCGCTCGGCCGCTGCCGTCGTCGCACCCGCCTGCCACTGCCAGCACGGGCCCCCTCACCATCTCGATCATTGCGACAACGGACGTACACGGCCATGTCGAGAGCCTGCCGTGGCTTTCGGGCCACGTGGAGAACGTTCGTGAGGCTCGTAGGGCGGATGGGGGCGGCGTATTGCTGCTCGATGCCGGCGACATGTGGCAGGGCACGCTCGAGTCGAACCTCGGCGAAGGTGCAGCCGTGGTGCGCGCATACAACGCCCTCCACTACGACGCCGTCACCATCGGCAATCACGAGTTCGATTTCGGGCCATCCGGCGCGAATACCGTGCCGCGTACGCCGAACGACAATCCGACCGGCAACATCGAGCAGCGCGCCCGTCAGGCGGCGTTCCCCTTCCTGGCAGCCAACCTGCTGACCAAAGCGGGAACGCCGTGGACACCGCCCAACGTGAAGCCGTCCACCATCGTGACGGTCGCGGGAGTGCGCATCGGTCTGCTCGGCGTCACGAGCATCAACACACCGACCAGCACGGATCCGCGCAACCTCGTGCGGCTCCAGGTGGCGCCGTTGAAGGACGTCGTCGAGCGCGAAGCGACGCGCCTGCGTGAGGCGGGAGCGACGGTCGTGATCGTGCTCGCGCACGCGGGCGGAAGCTGTACCACGTTCGGCGACCCTGAGGACCTGTCGTCCTGCCGCACCCAGGGCGAGATCTTCCAGCTCGCGCAGGCGCTGCGGCCGGGCCTGGTCGACGTGATCACCGGCGGACACGCCCATTTCGGTATCGCGCACCGGGTCAACGGCATCGCCGTCGTCGAGGGGTTCGAGCAGGGCCGGGTGTTCAGCCGCGTCGATCTCCACGTCGACGCCGCGGGCAAGCCGATGGACGCCCGCATCTACCCGCCACGGTACCTGTGTGACGGGTTGACCATGCGAGACGTCGGATCGTGGTCGCCGCAGGCCTGCGCGCCACCGCCCTACGAAGGCCAGCCGGTGCGGTTCGACGCGCACATGGTGGGGGTACTGCGCCGGGACATCCAGGCCGCCCAGCGAAAGCGTGAGCAGCCACTCGGCGTCGACGCGCCGCACGCCTATCCCCAGTCGACCAGGGACGAATCAGCGGCCAGCCACTTCGTGGTGGACCTGTTGCGGGCGTCCCGGCCAGGCACGGACCTGGCCATCTACAACGCGACAGGCACGCGCTCCAGCCTTGCGGCAGGCCCGATCACGTACGGCGACGTCTATGCGCTGCTCCCCTTCGACAGTGTCATCGCGACGGGCACGATTCCGGCCGCACGTGTGGCCGACGCGATCCTGCGCGGCGTCACCCGTGGTCCGATCCCGATCGTGTCCGGCATCGAGGCTGACGTCACGTGCGAGGGTGCCACGCCGCGCGTGGCGCTCTCGCGTGCTGGCCAGCCAGTCGCTCCCGACACGATGGTCAGCGTCGTGACCAGCGAGTTCCTGTCGTCGGGTGGCGCCGGGTACTTCCCGGAAATGGAGGGCAGCTTCGCCCTCAGGCTCGACACCCCGATGCGCGAGGCCGTCGTCTCGGTGGTCAAGCGGGAAGAAGAGGGGATCCGGTCGGGTCAGGTCGGCGGTCAGGATCCGACGCACAAGCGCATCCGGACACCGGGGGGCACATACCCGGTCAGGTGCGAGCCGCGCCCAGCGGCACCGCAGACGCCAGACTCGCGCCGCTGA
- a CDS encoding phytanoyl-CoA dioxygenase family protein, with protein MQPITMNQHSHPTTAAVTTPLKDIRKTLPLRVLSDADWQHWTTHGYVIVRQAVPAEKVARLVDLLWQFDEKDPADPSTWDTPQRRDHAMVELNHTGMLEIYNHQYLWDTRTDPRVYDAFVDIWDREDLWVTIDRANLNLPKKVRGNPNGFIHWDVDTTLRPLPIGVQGVLSLAAQDEEVGGFQCVPELFSGLESWARTQPADRDPMHPDTTGLEIINVPMDTGDLLIFNSLLAHGVRPNHSTNRPRIAQYIAMQPADWDNTAEREERVRLWRELDHPQRPAFPGDPREWERAHGHVATLTPLGEQLLGLRRW; from the coding sequence ATGCAGCCAATCACGATGAACCAGCACAGTCACCCGACCACCGCCGCGGTGACGACGCCACTGAAGGACATCCGCAAGACGCTGCCGCTGCGCGTGTTGTCGGACGCGGACTGGCAGCACTGGACGACACACGGGTACGTGATCGTCAGGCAGGCCGTGCCTGCCGAGAAGGTGGCGCGGCTGGTGGACCTGCTGTGGCAGTTCGACGAGAAGGATCCCGCCGACCCGTCGACTTGGGATACGCCGCAGCGTCGCGATCACGCGATGGTCGAGCTGAACCACACGGGCATGCTCGAGATTTACAACCACCAATACCTCTGGGACACGCGGACCGACCCACGCGTCTACGACGCCTTCGTCGACATCTGGGATCGCGAGGATCTCTGGGTCACGATCGATCGCGCCAACCTGAACCTGCCGAAGAAGGTGAGGGGCAATCCGAACGGGTTCATCCACTGGGACGTGGACACCACGCTGCGGCCGCTGCCGATTGGCGTGCAGGGCGTGCTCAGCCTCGCGGCCCAGGACGAAGAGGTGGGTGGCTTCCAGTGCGTACCGGAACTGTTCTCCGGCCTCGAGTCGTGGGCGCGCACGCAACCGGCCGATCGCGATCCCATGCATCCCGACACCACGGGGCTGGAGATCATCAACGTGCCAATGGACACGGGCGACCTGCTGATCTTCAACTCGCTGCTCGCGCATGGCGTGCGGCCGAACCACTCGACCAATCGGCCCCGCATCGCGCAGTACATCGCGATGCAACCGGCCGACTGGGACAACACGGCCGAACGTGAAGAACGCGTCCGCTTGTGGCGCGAGCTCGATCATCCGCAACGGCCGGCATTTCCTGGCGATCCGCGCGAGTGGGAACGCGCGCACGGCCACGTGGCGACGCTCACGCCCCTTGGCGAACAACTGCTCGGACTTCGGCGCTGGTAG
- a CDS encoding DUF1501 domain-containing protein, whose translation MSDRQILQAITRRHFFKHAGFGIGGAALASLMQEQLFAQAAQKMAPQIAPKAKQVIFLFMAGAPSQLDLFDDKPALRKYDGQEIPAEIVKGERFAFIKGPPKLLGSPYEFRRHGQSGHEISTLLPHIGSIADDIAIVKSMSTTQFNHAPAQIFMNTGVQVIGRPSMGSWLSYGLGAETRDLPAFVVLISGENNPDGGKSCWGSGFLPTTHQGVEFRGGADPVLFVSNPDGVDPALRRASLDALKDLNGMRQASVGDPEIETRINAYELAYRMQTSVPELTDISGEPQAVHELYGTQPGQTSFANNCLLARRLVERGVRFVQLYHRGWDTHGASFGDDVIEKLPHLCRQTDQAAAALVTDLKQRGLLDTTLVVWGGEFGRTPMNEARNGSKFLGRDHHPRAFTMWMAGGGIKPGITYGETDDLGYNIAKDPVEVHDLHATMLHLLGIDHEKLTYRFQGRDFRLTDVSGKVVTGLLA comes from the coding sequence ATGAGCGATCGACAGATACTGCAAGCGATCACCCGGCGCCATTTCTTCAAGCATGCCGGCTTCGGCATCGGCGGCGCGGCGCTGGCCTCGCTGATGCAAGAGCAGCTATTCGCGCAGGCCGCGCAGAAGATGGCGCCGCAGATCGCACCGAAGGCCAAACAGGTGATCTTCCTGTTCATGGCTGGCGCGCCGTCGCAGCTCGACCTGTTCGACGACAAGCCGGCGCTCCGCAAGTACGATGGCCAGGAGATCCCGGCCGAGATCGTCAAGGGCGAACGCTTCGCCTTCATCAAGGGCCCTCCGAAGCTGCTCGGTTCTCCTTACGAGTTCCGTCGCCACGGCCAGTCGGGACACGAGATCTCGACCCTGCTGCCGCACATCGGTTCCATCGCCGATGACATCGCCATCGTGAAGTCGATGTCGACGACGCAGTTCAACCACGCGCCGGCGCAGATCTTCATGAACACGGGCGTCCAGGTGATCGGCCGCCCCAGCATGGGCTCCTGGCTGTCGTACGGGCTCGGCGCGGAGACCAGGGACCTGCCGGCGTTCGTCGTCCTGATCTCGGGCGAGAATAACCCCGACGGCGGCAAGTCGTGCTGGGGATCGGGCTTCCTGCCGACCACGCACCAGGGGGTCGAATTCCGCGGCGGCGCCGACCCGGTGCTGTTCGTCTCCAATCCGGACGGCGTCGACCCCGCGCTGCGGCGTGCCTCGCTCGACGCGCTGAAGGACCTCAACGGGATGCGGCAGGCCAGCGTCGGCGACCCGGAGATCGAGACCCGCATCAACGCGTACGAACTTGCCTACCGGATGCAGACGAGCGTGCCCGAGCTCACCGACATCTCGGGCGAGCCGCAGGCCGTGCACGAGCTGTACGGCACCCAGCCCGGGCAGACCTCGTTTGCCAACAACTGCCTGCTGGCGCGGCGCCTCGTCGAGCGTGGCGTCCGTTTCGTCCAGCTGTATCACCGCGGTTGGGACACCCACGGCGCGAGCTTCGGCGACGACGTGATCGAGAAGCTGCCGCACCTGTGCCGGCAGACCGATCAGGCCGCCGCGGCATTGGTCACCGACCTCAAGCAGCGCGGCCTGCTCGATACGACGTTGGTGGTGTGGGGCGGCGAGTTCGGGCGCACGCCGATGAACGAGGCCCGCAATGGCTCGAAGTTCCTCGGCCGCGATCACCACCCCCGTGCGTTCACCATGTGGATGGCCGGCGGTGGCATCAAGCCGGGCATCACCTACGGCGAGACCGACGATCTCGGCTACAACATCGCCAAGGATCCCGTGGAGGTGCACGACCTGCACGCGACGATGCTCCACCTGCTCGGGATCGATCACGAGAAGCTGACGTACCGCTTCCAGGGCCGTGACTTCCGCCTGACTGACGTCAGCGGCAAGGTGGTCACGGGGTTGCTCGCCTGA
- a CDS encoding PSD1 and planctomycete cytochrome C domain-containing protein, protein MRTSRPYRRFAVSLFVFAAAFGPWRPSWLPGDVVATAQPAAKVDFATQIEPILREQCYECHGEKKGRGKLRLHIRDLALKGGATGPLLVAGNSAKSYLVQRLLGEGGEDQMPLDKDPLSAEQTALIRAWIDQGAEWPATPGATPGAAPTQTVEEHWAYLKPKKAAPPAVSNEAWTRTPVDRFVLARLDTEKLMPSHEASRETLLRRVSLDLTGLPPTLAELDAFLADTRPDAYERVVDRLLASPHFGERWARLWLDLARYADSNGFEADRLRSMWPYRDWVIKALNADMPFDRFTVEQIAGDMLPGATRDQRIATGFHRNAMTNEEGGVDPDEALFEVQVDRVNTTATVWLGSTVACAQCHNHKYDPFSQKDYYRLMAFFANPAFQAEKYGAGTKYVESQVDLATPEQEAIRTALRTELKAAEDAIAKDTPERIAAQARWEADVRAAARAWTPLVPRTAAATNGAQLTVRDDASIVASGPNPQVTAYTVEASSDTTAVTGLRLEALLDPSLPKEGPGRDAYGHFRVTRVHVFAAPASDPTKRTRVDFKTVKGDGNVSRGDLLALTTDAPIAYSRLGKAWVVDAVREGWRVPFQLVLVPKAPIGFPGGTVFTVTIGHEDGTLGQGLGRFRLSTTTAAAPLEVVAVSARTRAAIVIPLAKRTATQAKELATQFREQSPTFEAERRDVTRLKKAIEDLKLPTTLVMEDKPSYERPSTPLRERGAFTSPGQRVYANTPSALPAMSDDLPPNRLGLARWLVSRDNPLTARVMVNRLWEALYGRGIVETSEDFGTMGSPPSHPELLDWLAVEFVEKGWSVKTTLKMLVLSATYQQDSAVSADLEARDPYNRLLARGPRFRLEAEMVRDVALAASGKLSEGVGGPSVFPSQPPNIWDNPYDNSRWIESTGEDRYRRSLYTFHRRTAPYPMFMTFDATSRELCTVRRVRTNTPLQALATLNDQGFFELARALAARIRTEAPRETVDARISFGFRLVTSRLPSAAELERLRAFQTQTRQRYAAAPGEAAEALGLTKDTKVTADELDLAAWTMVANVLLNLDETVTKG, encoded by the coding sequence ATGCGCACGTCTCGACCTTACCGGCGGTTCGCCGTCTCCCTCTTCGTCTTTGCGGCAGCGTTCGGCCCATGGCGGCCGTCGTGGCTTCCGGGCGACGTCGTTGCCACTGCCCAACCGGCAGCCAAGGTCGACTTCGCCACCCAGATCGAACCCATCCTGCGCGAGCAGTGCTACGAGTGCCACGGCGAGAAGAAGGGCCGTGGGAAGCTGCGACTGCACATCCGCGACCTCGCGCTCAAGGGCGGGGCGACCGGGCCGCTGCTCGTGGCCGGCAACAGCGCGAAGAGCTACCTCGTGCAACGGCTCCTTGGCGAGGGCGGCGAAGACCAGATGCCGCTCGACAAGGATCCCTTGAGCGCTGAACAGACGGCGCTGATCCGTGCCTGGATCGATCAGGGCGCCGAATGGCCAGCAACGCCAGGGGCGACGCCGGGGGCAGCGCCGACACAGACGGTGGAGGAACACTGGGCGTATCTGAAGCCGAAGAAGGCCGCGCCGCCCGCCGTGTCCAACGAGGCGTGGACACGCACGCCCGTCGATCGTTTCGTCCTTGCACGACTTGATACCGAGAAGCTGATGCCCTCGCACGAAGCCTCGCGCGAGACGCTGCTGCGCCGTGTGTCACTCGACCTGACCGGGCTGCCGCCGACATTGGCCGAACTCGACGCCTTCCTCGCCGACACGCGTCCGGATGCCTACGAGCGGGTCGTCGATCGGCTGTTGGCGTCGCCGCATTTCGGCGAACGCTGGGCCCGCCTTTGGCTGGACCTGGCGCGGTATGCCGACAGCAACGGATTCGAGGCCGATCGGTTGCGTTCGATGTGGCCCTACCGGGACTGGGTGATCAAGGCGCTCAACGCGGACATGCCGTTCGACCGCTTCACCGTGGAGCAGATTGCCGGCGACATGCTCCCTGGCGCGACCCGGGACCAGCGGATCGCCACCGGCTTCCATCGCAACGCCATGACCAACGAGGAAGGCGGCGTCGATCCGGATGAAGCGCTGTTCGAAGTGCAGGTGGACCGGGTGAACACGACGGCCACCGTGTGGCTCGGCAGCACCGTGGCCTGCGCCCAGTGCCACAACCACAAGTACGACCCGTTCAGCCAGAAGGACTACTACCGCCTCATGGCGTTCTTCGCCAACCCGGCGTTCCAGGCGGAGAAGTATGGCGCCGGCACCAAGTACGTCGAGAGCCAGGTCGACCTCGCCACGCCGGAGCAGGAAGCCATCCGGACGGCGTTGCGCACCGAGTTGAAGGCCGCCGAGGACGCGATCGCGAAGGACACGCCGGAACGGATCGCCGCACAGGCACGCTGGGAAGCCGACGTCCGAGCGGCAGCACGGGCGTGGACGCCGCTGGTCCCTCGCACCGCCGCCGCGACCAACGGCGCGCAGTTGACCGTGCGCGACGACGCCAGCATCGTCGCGAGCGGACCGAACCCGCAGGTCACGGCATACACGGTGGAGGCCTCGTCGGACACGACGGCCGTCACCGGCCTGCGTCTCGAGGCACTGCTCGATCCCTCGCTGCCGAAGGAGGGTCCGGGCCGCGACGCGTATGGCCACTTCCGGGTCACGCGCGTGCATGTCTTTGCCGCGCCGGCCAGCGATCCCACCAAGCGGACTCGTGTCGACTTCAAGACCGTGAAGGGCGATGGCAACGTGTCGCGTGGCGATCTGCTCGCCCTGACGACCGACGCGCCGATCGCGTACTCAAGGCTCGGCAAGGCGTGGGTCGTCGATGCCGTCCGCGAAGGCTGGCGGGTGCCGTTCCAGCTCGTGCTGGTACCGAAGGCGCCCATCGGCTTCCCCGGTGGCACCGTCTTCACGGTCACGATCGGGCATGAGGACGGTACGCTCGGGCAGGGCCTGGGCCGTTTCCGCTTGTCCACGACGACGGCCGCCGCGCCCCTGGAGGTCGTCGCCGTGAGCGCGCGCACGCGTGCCGCGATCGTGATTCCGCTCGCCAAGCGCACGGCCACGCAGGCCAAGGAACTCGCGACGCAGTTCCGTGAGCAGTCGCCAACGTTCGAGGCCGAGCGCAGGGACGTTACGCGGCTGAAGAAGGCGATCGAGGACCTCAAGCTGCCGACGACGCTGGTGATGGAGGACAAGCCGAGCTACGAGCGGCCGTCGACGCCGCTGCGTGAACGCGGCGCGTTCACCTCGCCTGGCCAGCGGGTGTACGCCAACACGCCGTCGGCGCTGCCGGCCATGTCCGACGACCTGCCGCCGAATCGTCTCGGCCTGGCGCGCTGGCTGGTCAGCCGCGACAACCCGCTCACCGCCCGCGTGATGGTCAATCGTCTCTGGGAGGCGCTGTACGGGCGCGGGATCGTCGAGACGAGCGAGGACTTCGGCACGATGGGCTCACCGCCGTCGCACCCGGAGTTGCTCGACTGGCTGGCGGTCGAGTTCGTCGAGAAGGGCTGGAGCGTCAAGACGACGCTGAAGATGCTCGTGCTCTCGGCGACCTACCAGCAGGACTCCGCCGTGTCCGCTGACCTCGAGGCCCGCGACCCGTACAACCGGTTGCTGGCTCGCGGGCCGCGGTTCCGGCTGGAAGCCGAGATGGTGCGCGATGTGGCCCTGGCCGCGAGCGGCAAATTGAGCGAGGGCGTCGGCGGCCCGAGCGTCTTTCCGTCACAGCCGCCCAACATCTGGGACAACCCGTACGACAACTCCAGGTGGATCGAGAGCACGGGCGAGGATCGCTATCGCCGGAGTCTCTACACGTTCCACCGCCGGACGGCGCCGTACCCGATGTTCATGACCTTCGACGCGACCAGCCGCGAACTCTGCACGGTGCGGCGCGTGCGCACGAATACGCCGCTGCAGGCGCTGGCGACCCTGAACGACCAGGGCTTCTTCGAGCTCGCCCGCGCGCTTGCCGCGCGGATCCGCACGGAGGCGCCGCGGGAGACAGTGGACGCGCGGATCTCGTTCGGCTTCAGGCTCGTGACGAGCCGGTTGCCGAGTGCGGCGGAACTCGAACGGCTACGTGCGTTCCAGACCCAGACGCGCCAGCGCTACGCCGCCGCACCTGGCGAGGCCGCCGAGGCGCTGGGTCTGACGAAGGACACGAAGGTCACCGCCGATGAACTCGATCTGGCGGCATGGACCATGGTGGCCAACGTGCTGTTGAACCTGGACGAGACGGTTACGAAGGGATAA